Below is a window of Ornithodoros turicata isolate Travis chromosome 7, ASM3712646v1, whole genome shotgun sequence DNA.
TCTATACCTGCAACTCAATGTCTTCTACTTGTCTAACTAATCAGGGCCGTcaagagaaattacgggccccaGGGATGGGTCATGCCCGGGCCCACTCCTCACGTCTCAATAACATAGTCTACAAGTATTTATACGAGTACAAGTATACGAGTACAAGTATTTATATATAAGTATTATACGACGGGCCTTTGGGCCGTGCGGGCCCCTGAAGAGGCTTGGACCCCCGGGACACCATCCCCGGCTGCCCCACCCTCTCGCCGACCCTGCAACTAATACCCATGCCACGGGAGCACAAAACGTGACAAAGTGCCTAATGCATTAAGTTTCAACATCACTCATGCAGTGTCACATACAGTTTAAATGACATTTTCCCTTAGTGCCATTTTCGGCTCAACGGGTTCGCCATCACTAATTCATCCATGAAACGCCTACTCTCGCTCCCATCGTTTGCTCTGAGCACAGCCTCTTTCTATTGAACACAAAATGTGCTCTTCAATTTGCTTCACCAAAGCAATACTATTCGAATTTTAAGGAATTGACTCTGACAAAACCAAAAGACACAACACACAAGTGCAGACACCAAGGTTTGAGTTGGCAACCATGTGTTGAGAGCACCTGGTTTTTAGACACATTAAAGCAGATGCCCATAAAAATAAACATTTCTTTTCAAACAAAATATTAAATGCATTTCCAATCTGGAAACTACATTGTGTTGCACAGATTTTGCTTTAGTTAGTGGTCCGCATCATCTGCAGTGCATTTAAGCTATGTCGAAGGGTGTCATTAAAAAGGAACACGTGGCACAAGCTTCACGAATAATGGATTAGAGATCCAAATGACATTAGAGGATAACatcatttttcttgcctgtgtGTCACGGGTACAACTGTGTGTCACGGGGAAGAACTGAATGATATAGCACAGCCTGTATTTGGCACTTACTTCGGTCCGCAGAAGGCTTCTTGTAAGGCTCAAAAGCTCCAGACTGTAATAAAAGTTACTTTTATTGGTACGGTGTTGTCAATAGTAAGCAGATGAACAACATACCTCAAACTGACGTGGCGGGGTTAAGGGGTCCTCACTACGGGATTCCGCGAAGTGGTCAAAGTCGGCAAAGTTCATGAATGACGGCACGTCATCTCCCGTGATGCTCTTTGACAGCTGCGGAATAGACAGTACGCATGGTTTCCAAGCAGAGCAAAGTGAAACGCACCTTGCTATCAATAAAAAGTCAGGAGAAAAGCTCAAGCACCCGATTTATACTTACGACACCACCGTCTTCCTCTTGTTGCTCTTCCTACAGAAGACTCTGTGTAAGTCTTGCTCAGACTTAGCCAGACACAGTAATACACAACTCGGTAATTATGCAAAACATTCTCGGATATACTCAACCGATAATCTCAGGAAGTGTAACAAATGGGATATACACAAATTTATATTGACTGAGCAGATCTGCACGAGTACACAGAAATGACATGCAGATTCACATGCACTGAAACTCCTATGACAGGGCCATGCTAGCCAAAGAATAAAGTTTTTATGCATAGGTGCTACACATGACTGAAATGAGTGCTTACTAATTGCATTCGTGTGTCATGCAACAATAAATTTACCACTTTCGCCCTGCTGAGTGTAACATCTGAGGAGCATAAAATGCCCATGTTTTCCTCTGTGTGCTACATATCTTGATCAATAACACAATTTAGACTAAGCCACTCTAGCCTCAACCACAAGGCTGGAGTGGAGATAACTAGGAGCAAGACCTGCCAGCCATAGCTGCGCAGCACCTAATCACTGGATGCACAAAATTACTTACGCTTCCTGGTGACGCTCTGGGAGGCACTGCAGGTGGGGCACCCAGATTCTGAGAGCTTGATCGACCTAAAAAGTGTTTCATAACAATGTCATCCAAGTTCAAGTTGGAAAAGCCAAACATGCAACACAAAAAATGAAGCACAAATATTGTGGTCCCACAAGGAGTCAAACTCCGAGATGATTCAATTTTCTCTTCCTAGTGATACAGTGATAGCACATTTAACTTGAACACCAGAAAACAAATCCGATTTATGACAAACATACTTAACATATCATACATTTAATCTGGTTAGACCCTATGAGTAAAAAAATGAAGCAGACATGGCTAGACCTGCTTCAGGACACCActatatttagagcctgaagttttagggttttacccgattcttccctgaatttgcaccccgaattgaaggttgcctctttagggtgaaaccagatttttggctggcaaattgccctcacttggatgtctgtaggaattcactaacttacttgtttggcagcaaatgcagttacatcactgcttgtaccaaaccactactgttactttgagtaactgagccagatttcctCCCGAATTTAgcctactggaagttttttcacccgaattcgcatgaatttagagcacacgtttgtttacccgatttttacctcccgaatttagaaaaaaatatttcccgaaaacttcaggctcaagCTATATTGCACCACTACGTTGACCCACACAAAAGACACTActaggagaagaaaaaaaaaaaaacagaaaacatgcATTCCGCCGCACATGCTGTCCGGTTTGTACTGTCTACAAGATGCACGCTGAGGCACAAAGGACTTGCCTGCCATTCTGTATTGGTATCCTATGTCCAAGTTCCAGCAGGGACAAGAAAATTTGGAAAACATTTCAGATAATGGTAGGAAATCAACCTGTGGTTTCCTGCCCACTGAGTATTTCTAGCACAGGCAGATTATATTAGGTGGGGCACTGGTCCTCCACTCACCTAGCCTGTTCAGATCCAGGGAGGAACTGCGGGCATGGTTGCGTTTTGGCCTGGGTGGAGGTGGGGGAGGAGGTTCTTTTGGTCCTCCCTGTGCAAGTTGACCCTGGGAGGGTGTCGGAGCTCCTGGTGCACCCGCTGCTGTTGCCGCTACACCAGTGCCAGAGTAGGAGCTGTAAAGTTTTGGGCAATACTTTCTCTTAGGAACCCCCGGTCTATCATGCGCTTTGCAAATTGCCACTCCAGTATAACATAAGTTGGAGCCTAACCAATGGAATACATTTACATATGATGAAAGAATATTAAATGCAAGTAGAATGGAGACTCAAAAATTACTGAGGTGCAAAACCTGTCCAAATTGAAACCAAGCTGCATTCTCTTTTCTGAAAGAAtctgaggaaaaaaagaaaaaaaaaaggtgacatCTAGAGTAGGAGGATATTTTCATATCCTCTTAAGAAAAGGACGGGACCAAACATCCAAAAGTACTGAAACTTAATCCTACTGACCCCCTTATTTAATCCTATTTCATTAAAGGACGAAGCATTATGCATGTGGATGTTGCATGCGTGATCAAATGGCAGAGGCACTAAGCCAATCTTTACCAACTTGATATTGATTAATTTGAACACTTCTTCCCAGACATGCGAGACACAGAAGTATATGAATGTTATCAACTACCACAGGTGTAATTCTTAGTCTAATCATGCACTGCTGTGTAAATGATTTATCACAATTTTTCTTACCTCCTCCTCAGATCTCTGGGTGCGTGCACAAAATAAGGGCAAAAAGTGGGCAATACTTGCACTAAGCAGGACACAAACACTAATACAGTGGTTTAGAGGAATACATTTTCTAGACAACAAGTGATGTAAGCACACATATGTTGTAGCAAAGAACCTGCGAATTCTACCAAAGCATCGCAAGCCTGGAACTGAAGAGGCATACATTTTCAATATCCTATATCCCTCAAATGTcacccccccctttttttttctaggctTCATGCTCACATCACCACACACAGATGGCACAACATGCAGAAAAGTGAATAACATAAGGACGTTGCATTGTACACAGcaccacctgtgtgtggtgataAAATGAAGCTGACATAGCAAAAAGTGGCACCTTTCAAGTGAGATAGGCCACTGAAAATACATGCAATAAGATAAGACCTAACAACATGAACTTTTACAGCAGTAGTTGTCAACTAGGCTTCAGCGGCATCCATGAGCGGATTGTGTGTGTATCATTTTATAGTTTAGCGATTGGTGCACTGAAGACGTGCTGACAAGATAGCAGGTCTTGAGGCAGGATAGGCAGGGGCTAATAACTAGAGATGGGCAAACAGTAAAGTTTTCATTGCGAACCAAATACAAATATTTCAGATGCACTGCAAATACatttcgaatattttttttgcagttgCGAATCGAATCGCATAGTTGTTGAGCTATAGTGGTTGAGCTATAGTGGTTGAGCTATAGTGGTTGAGCTATAGTGGTTGAGCTATAGTCGTTGAGCTATAGTCGTTGAGCTATAGTCGTTGAGCTATAGTCGTTGAGCTATAGTCGTTGAGCTATAGTCGTTGAGCTATAGTCGTTGAACTATAGTCGTTGAACTATAGTCGTTGAACTATAGTCGTTGAACTATAGTCGTTGAACTATAGTTGTTGATGGCAGATCGAATATTTCAAATAGCTAATTCTTGTCCCAGCATGTTCATCAGCAAATAGCTATTGTTCATCCATGGCATTTTCTGTCACAATATAAACAAAAAAGTAGAAAACAGTCTCCTCTACTTCAGGCTTTGACACGCACATTATGTTGCAGAGATGAATTATGTTGGCATTCATGGTATACATTATGCAGCAATGCATATTCCTGACCAtgaccttcagcgtgctatgtggtgaagctttgttttaagagtggagCTCTACCAATAACAATTGTTATAGGAAATGCCAACGTACTGCCATTGTCATGCTAAGGTAGCACAGCAAAATGTGCCGAGCAATGCACAATTAATTGAGTTACAAAGAAACCAAACAGAGGACATCAAGGGAGACTTACTTATTTGGGTCGCCACCCACTTCTGTGGTAACAACATAGGCCAGTGACTGCTGAGGGCCAGTGGGAACAATTGGCCCAGGAGCTGCATGTGCATTTTAAGAATGTAGAAAAATTGCACTAGACATGCTAGAGGAGCCCACTTAGAGCCAGGGTTCAATCTAGCAAAACTATGGTTAAATCCAGTTATTGCAACATGCTGCAATACCTACCAGACAGCTTTTTCAGAATGCTTTTATGACCATCTCCTGCAGCATCTGCACAACAAACACAAGGTCAGCAGCATGAATGTTTTGAAGCGTTTAGCTGCCTACCTCCAGACGCAATAGCTCTGTCCAGATCATTACTATAAGGTATGGCATGTCCGTCCGGAGACACACGGCGTGCAACTGGGTGTAGAATCCTAGGGTTCTAAATAAGAAAATGGCGTTATGACGAAACAAGGGCAGtatgaacatgagacaattgatgttctgagactggaacacatagaaaggacaaacttCCTTCagttccttctttcatcactgAGGGCAGTATGATATATTTTCTAAAAGAATGGCAGAGTAACAAAGATAATGCCCTGTGAAAGTCAAGGCAGTGTTAGCAACAATGGTAGCACAGTGCAGGTACTGATACAAAAGCAACATATTTGACTTGTGTTTTGGGGGTTAAACTCTAAAATCCACCAGTTTGCATAAACTGAAGGGACAAGAAAAGGCGGGAAAGTTGAGTAAAAATTCATAATAACCTAGTGCAAGAGAGACATCCTGCCAGTTTCTTTCCATACTCTCTCTTTCGAGCTTAGTCAGTACTAATTTCCATCATTGTCACTTGAGTGGAACCAAAAAACCAAAAAAAACTTGGCAATGTGCCAGTTACGCCAACATTTAGGGGAGTGGAGAACACTAAGCACTGCACATTCAGAACAGCTGTTTCACATCTCGTGCTTATTCGAGATGCAAGAAATGCCCTTGTTTACTTAAAGTCTATTTGAAATCAGGTTTTAAGCCAGAAAATgcaaaacagggtaaaatcgttCAAAATCAGGAGGAAAAGCAGATTTTCAGGtttaaaggaaaaggaaaacaatTCTCGCATTTCAGACAAACATGCACGGTGCTTTGCATTCCCCAGTACCTATATTAGTGATTGAATTGGCACTTAGGTATTTTATTCCAAGTGACGACAATGCAAATCAAGGAGGAAAAATTGGTTTTTATGGCGTGTAACCCTGAAACACCTGGCTAAAATAAGAGTGTAAAGCATTCTAACAAAGCCACTTTACATGTTGTGCCCCAGTTTCATTTGAAGCACTTTTGACGATAAAAGCACTTGACACGTTCAACTGAGATTACACTGACCTGCTCAACAGACGCAGATGAAAAGTCGAAGTTGACTGGTTTCATGCTGGGAGATGACACGCTGCTTGTTGGAGAGTCATTGAATTTGGTCCACTGAAAACGCGCAACAAAGTGAAACACAAGTCAGTCGAGTTCCAGTAAATACGCCACATCTCGTGAAAGCATCGTGAAACCATGCTATGATTACAGTATTCCACCGAATGAAACAATTGTCCCACTGTCATCTGACGCACACTGCTGAGTCCTCTTCGTCCGAGTTTTTTGACATCTATTGCTCTTGTTACTTTCTTGTGGGTGTGGTGAAGAAtaatgcatagtttggaacaGTGTGTTCATTACTGCTGTAAAACCGCAATCCTCAACGATGTCATACGGCTGTGCTTATCACACACAATCGTGCTTTTTCATTTTATCAAAAGCCAGAAAAGTCTTGCTATGATCTGTAACAACAGTGGGTCATCCTCGTTGGTATTTTTAACCTGTGGTCACATCCCAATCCTGGATTATTGCTGTCATCTCACACATCCATGATTCGATTAGATATCACTGGTGACTGCTTCGAGCTTTGAAGTACAAGGGGGCGCTGATAAGTCCCTGGCTTTGCCCCCTTCCAGGTGAAATAGAAAAACGAGTGTGGGGGCATATGACAGCCTAATAGCTTAGGACATAAGTAACTGTGCAAATATCAGGTGTTTGCGATTCTtaaaacaatttttttcttttagtgaGAAGCTTTTATGACAGAGGCACAAGCAAGTTCCACATCATGAAGTTTTTCTCTCCACGGAAAGTCAGCAAAAGACATTCATACTGAGATCTCGCAAGCACTGGGGGTGAAGCGTCCCTCCTACAGCACTGTATCTCGTTTCAAGACCAGGCATTTCACCGTGGAAGATGAGCCCCGCAGTGGTCGCCTCCCAACCTCAACTGAACCGGCAACCTGCGATGCTGCCCCATCAGCTGATTATTGAGGACCGGCGAATATCCGCAAAAAAAGATAGCCCAGATACCGGACATCTCGCGGGAGCGTGCAGAGTTTGTTATCAGCACAATCCTAGACATGTGCAAGCTTTCAGCTACGTGGGTGCCGAAATGTTTGAACAGTGATCAGAAGAAGGAACGAGTTCATGCAAAGCCGTTTTGGCCCATTTTGAAGGTGCACATGACTTTTTAGCTAAGTTAGTGACTGAGGATGAAGCATGGCTCCACATCTACGATCCTGAAACCAAGGAACAGTCAAAGGAATGGCACCACAGTAGGTCCCCGTGACGAAATAAGTGCTGCACCCAGAAATCAGCCAAAAAGTCATGGAATGGTTTTGATTCATGAGCATTCCAAGAAATAAATATTCGATTCAATCAAACCTTCGCTACAGTTAAACCTCTCAATAAGGAATGTCGACTCaacgaaatcctctgtttaaTGAAGAATTTGTTGCTCGTACGCGTCACCAGAGATGCCAATGTATTTTTTGCGCTCGATTTAGCGAAATGCATTAgtttggtcacctctatttaCCTTCTGCACGTCTCTTTCCCATTCACCACAAACAGGAGGAGGAACCTTCCCCTCTACATTGTCCTCTGTCACGTGCTGTAGGCGCGCCGTAAAAGGGTAACAGGAGCGTGTAGACATGTGCGGCCGCTGCTGCCGGTAATTTTCAGTACACTGACGCAGTTTCGAAACCGGGATGAGGGCAAAACGTGCATTGTTGGCCTCTCAAACAGTCTAATTTGCTTTTGTTGATGCCAATGACGGGTTTGTCCAGTTTGTGTTAGCGCTGCTGATGCCGGCCAAAGTTCCATTGGCGCAAACGTCTATGTGATATGTACCCATTTCTTGTTCTTTTGGGTACTCAACGGCGGTGTAGCTTCGTCCTTTCCGGAATTGTGCATCATGTGGTGATGAGCGCAACTGAACCAACCAAGAAACATTGACACGCGAGCACCCAGGAGAACCGGGAGAAAGCAGTAGAGGCCATCCAACAACGAATTTCTCTATTTAACGAAAGGGCCAGCgtttacaaattcgttatacAGAGGTTCAACTATATTCACTCAGCCCTCAAATGCCTTTGCGTTCTCAACAAAGGTGTACGTTCGGCGGCATTCTACTTGTACGACTATCAGATTTCGCATTCCCGTCAATATCATCTGTCATTTTGACAACTTATTATCccagcagaaatgcttcacaaTCAACTTTACAGTGCAAGAAGACACTGACATTGCAGAGATATAATGCCCCTCTCAAGTCCCCCTGTACGCAGCAATTTTTGTGCTGAATTTATGTGACAGACACAACAAAATGCTTAACATATCTGGAACCCACCTCCTTATTCTGGGGAGACAGAGGCTCCTTGAGAGGGTGAGGAGGAGCTGGAGGAGAGGCATTTCCTGCGATCGTGTGGTTCGCAACTGCATGCTGTGTGCCTGCAGGTAGGGGTGGCTGAGGTGGAGCTCCAGAAGAAGTACCCTTCACCTGATAGTTACTGCGAGGACCCTGGCCTGAAACAGCTGAGTTGCACACACCCAAGTAAAACAAAGGAATGTGCACAAAAAAGTGACAGCCAACAATACCCATCACCGAACCTGAGGCTTTTGCGGTGAAACACTAGTTAGAAGTTAGGCTCAGCACACTCATTTTGGGAAATTTTGAATTTGTACATTGTGGCTTGTTCCTTTGGAGATCTCCATATAGTTGTAGTGGAATATAGCGATTTACTGACATTCACAAGGCAAACGAGATATGCTCAGAAAAGCAGGCATTACAGTGTTGTGTGTACAGTGAAGGTACTACAGTCCTGTCCTAACAAGTTCCTGTGGCTCCCTAATCAGAAACCTCCAACTTACAAAGGGATACTGAAGGATTTTCTATAAAGAGCACTTTGTTTGTAAGACTGGAGCATTAATGAAGGAAACTGGAGTTTCACCtaaccagagacacacacacgggtaatataaaaataaaatatctAGCCAGGGCATTCAGAAGTAAGCACATCTTACCCTCTGCAGATTTCTGCAAAGCTGGTTGTGGTATGCTGGGTACCAGCGCTGCGGGCAGGACATCAGGAATATTGATGTTGTTTCTTCTAAGTACAACCAAGTGCATGGCGGTGCAGAATTCCTCCAGAGTGAGGGCCCCATCCTTATCTATGTCCGACAGTTGCCTGTAGAGTGTACCAGTTAGCAAAAATCAAGAGATGGGAAGGAACGAGGAGTGGATCGAAACGTACCAGATTTTCGATAAAACAGGAACTGGGAGTTTTGACTTCTCAAAAAACTCCTTTGCCACAACACCTACAACAAAAAGAATGCTTATGCACTTGCTGCACAAGGTGTTTCACCTAATGCTTTAAAGAACTGCTAGTCTGAGAAGTATGAGGTCAACAGTATCTCTAGTAAACTTTCGCCATGACTTACAACCACTGTACTTGTACCCGTAAATTTTTGTCACAACAGACTCAATTTTCTTAAGTGGACTCCAAAAGCCGCCAAGTGAAGCTAACATTATGCCGGAAACGGGAAGCACACGTCACAACTAGGGTTCCCACCTtttgtagtgaaaaataccggctgagggagaggaggtggaatagagggaaaggaggaaatgctcacgggaaagggaagtgggtgaggggtggaagagtACACACAGAAGACAGAGAGCTCAAGACAATACCAGGAGacgtgttcctgtgtgtaataataataataatgagtaactaaggaaacaacagcggagttgggtctgtgctccagatttattcaagctgtagtggaatgttgaagggaaaaactcgcaaaagcccctatgaaaggtcttgagccacaaataccggtaaaaggctgccggtatcaccttcctactgGCAACcagcagagcgagcaaataactgGCTGTGCcagtataataccggcctggtggcaaccctagtcacaacaacaactttatttttgaccttggagagtggggagtttcatcgcctcaggcgatactctaccacattgctggtgggaatgtagggaataaaataacgagccctttcacaataacgatcgaagtccgatggtgtcagATTTACCCAATAGTGGTACCACTAAAAAATACATTCTCTGCACAATAGCTGCAAGCTAGTTTGGGCATGCTGGTTCTGATGATTGAGTAACTGGATTTTAGGAAACTACACGTATTCACAATCTGTAGGTAAGTAGGACACTTGAATTTTAGATGTTTTAGCTTTGCAACCACAGAAATATTGCAACTGCCAGCGTCCAGTGCCAAAGTTCAAATTAACCACTACACTACAACCTCAAAAGTTGCTGCCGCTTACCGGTTATTTTTCCCTTGAGGTCCGATTGCATGGTTTGGAACTGCTTGGTGTAGTATTCTCGCTGGTCGTCTGCAATGCACCACACATCATGGTCATCATCACTTGAATGCTTTTCACTGCTGTCCTCCTCATTCCCTAAAAGGTGGCGGTGTTCTTCAAACTGGCTCCAGTTTAACTGTCCATCTGTTACAGAAAACAAGCATACATGTAACATGTAGAGCCACCCTGAATTGAGGGGACTACTCGGGGTCTGTCTACTCAAAAAGTAGTTCCATTCTAAGCAAGGAGAGCGAAAACCGAGCAAAATCTCATTGTGTGAACAAATttatgatttatttatttattcaacaTACCAGAAAGGTGCAGGCAAACATTACGTCGGGAAGTGCGACAGTACAGTCAAGAATAACACTGTCAAGCAGCTGGGAATGTTAGGTATATGGGACAAATAGGAGGTTGTGGGTAAGAGGTGCAAGAGGAACTCAAATAAAAAGGATTAGGCATGTTCAGGAAAGGAACTCACGCGGTTTATCTCTTTGGCTTAGGCTAATTCATGGGAGCGTTACATTAGATAACACGGCAACACAGTGGCACGGTAATACAGTGGAACCTCGATACAACGAAATTCACTGGTATTAAAATTTCTTTTGTTGTATAGGGTATTTTGTTGATTATGTTTGTAAAGATTTAGGTGACCAATTGTGACAAGACAAGCAGATGTGTACATAAATGTGTACATGCAGTAGAATCATGATAATACAAACACAGCATTTTTCCAAAGTTCGCGTCGCTATGAATTTACAAACAGGCTGAGACACAAACAGGCTCAGAGATGCGAATACGTGTCAATATTCCACAGGCACTTTGAAGTCTTCCATTATTCACCACTAGACAGGGAGaaagcaacaaaaaagaaaaccagaCAGCGCTGACCTCCATGGAACCGTTGCCCTTTTGAACCGTAATAACATCAGCAATGATGTTTTCACCTAGTTTGACCCTGCAGGAGACAGACGAGCAGGAACGCATGTGGCGATgtcagagcttttttttttaatgaaaaatacagtacaagcttGTTAATCCAGTCCAGTGGTGACACAAAAAAGTCCAAATTACAAGAACTAACAAAAGACAAAGAAACAGACACATGAGGCAACAAATGCATGAGGAACTGTCAAAAGCATTtatttgtgaaag
It encodes the following:
- the LOC135400676 gene encoding ralBP1-associated Eps domain-containing protein 1-like isoform X4 → MDSQGLKLTEAEQRYFAELFAAYDVENQERVSGQKASELLLATQLPTEILQQITELCGAKRVGHFGRPQFYLALRLIGAAQAGMPLKPELLTSGVDVPLPKLQRPSEPGPLPPPPVSSKNKASRQASLKDLPSSPSHQPYAQQIASRGHPVAGSRDSSPEAVVAAPVGPNGDAAASPQIAAAGHDRKWTTFLSADGQLNWSQFEEHRHLLGNEEDSSEKHSSDDDHDVWCIADDQREYYTKQFQTMQSDLKGKITGVVAKEFFEKSKLPVPVLSKIWQLSDIDKDGALTLEEFCTAMHLVVLRRNNINIPDVLPAALVPSIPQPALQKSAEAVSGQGPRSNYQVKGTSSGAPPQPPLPAGTQHAVANHTIAGNASPPAPPHPLKEPLSPQNKEWTKFNDSPTSSVSSPSMKPVNFDFSSASVEQNPRILHPVARRVSPDGHAIPYSNDLDRAIASGDAAGDGHKSILKKLSAPGPIVPTGPQQSLAYVVTTEVGGDPNNSYSGTGVAATAAGAPGAPTPSQGQLAQGGPKEPPPPPPPRPKRNHARSSSLDLNRLGRSSSQNLGAPPAVPPRASPGSLSKSITGDDVPSFMNFADFDHFAESRSEDPLTPPRQFESGAFEPYKKPSADRISRLSSDTSYSDDDECPAPTDDAAMLICDDAESKEKEKRRSGRPPALAAVEMKTIPNEKWELTQAVRAHRERNNMLSLLNSELNQELVEATEERLALEIQLENLKPFSC
- the LOC135400676 gene encoding ralBP1-associated Eps domain-containing protein 1-like isoform X3, translating into MDSQGLKLTEAEQRYFAELFAAYDVENQERVSGQKASELLLATQLPTEILQQITELCGAKRVGHFGRPQFYLALRLIGAAQAGMPLKPELLTSGVDVPLPKLQRPSEPGPLPPPPVSSKNKASRQASLKDLPSSPSHQPYAQQIASRGHPVAGSRDSSPEAVVAAPVGPNGDAAASPQIAAAGHDRKWTTFLSADGQLNWSQFEEHRHLLGNEEDSSEKHSSDDDHDVWCIADDQREYYTKQFQTMQSDLKGKITGVVAKEFFEKSKLPVPVLSKIWQLSDIDKDGALTLEEFCTAMHLVVLRRNNINIPDVLPAALVPSIPQPALQKSAEAVSGQGPRSNYQVKGTSSGAPPQPPLPAGTQHAVANHTIAGNASPPAPPHPLKEPLSPQNKEWTKFNDSPTSSVSSPSMKPVNFDFSSASVEQNPRILHPVARRVSPDGHAIPYSNDLDRAIASGDAAGDGHKSILKKLSAPGPIVPTGPQQSLAYVVTTEVGGDPNNSYSGTGVAATAAGAPGAPTPSQGQLAQGGPKEPPPPPPPRPKRNHARSSSLDLNRLGYQYRMAGRSSSQNLGAPPAVPPRASPGSLSKSITGDDVPSFMNFADFDHFAESRSEDPLTPPRQFESGAFEPYKKPSADRISRLSSDTSYSDDDECPAPTDDAAMLICDDAESKEKEKRRSGRPPALAAVEMKTIPNEKWELTQAVRAHRERNNMLSLLNSELNQELVEATEERLALEIQLENLKPFSC
- the LOC135400676 gene encoding ralBP1-associated Eps domain-containing protein 1-like isoform X1; amino-acid sequence: MDSQGLKLTEAEQRYFAELFAAYDVENQERVSGQKASELLLATQLPTEILQQITELCGAKRVGHFGRPQFYLALRLIGAAQAGMPLKPELLTSGVDVPLPKLQRPSEPGPLPPPPVSSKNKASRQASLKDLPSSPSHQPYAQQIASRGHPVAGSRDSSPEAVVAAPVGPNGDAAASPQIAAAGHDRKWTTFLSADGQLNWSQFEEHRHLLGNEEDSSEKHSSDDDHDVWCIADDQREYYTKQFQTMQSDLKGKITGVVAKEFFEKSKLPVPVLSKIWQLSDIDKDGALTLEEFCTAMHLVVLRRNNINIPDVLPAALVPSIPQPALQKSAEAVSGQGPRSNYQVKGTSSGAPPQPPLPAGTQHAVANHTIAGNASPPAPPHPLKEPLSPQNKEWTKFNDSPTSSVSSPSMKPVNFDFSSASVEQNPRILHPVARRVSPDGHAIPYSNDLDRAIASGDAAGDGHKSILKKLSAPGPIVPTGPQQSLAYVVTTEVGGDPNNSYSGTGVAATAAGAPGAPTPSQGQLAQGGPKEPPPPPPPRPKRNHARSSSLDLNRLGYQYRMAGRSSSQNLGAPPAVPPRASPGSEEQQEEDGGVLSKSITGDDVPSFMNFADFDHFAESRSEDPLTPPRQFESGAFEPYKKPSADRISRLSSDTSYSDDDECPAPTDDAAMLICDDAESKEKEKRRSGRPPALAAVEMKTIPNEKWELTQAVRAHRERNNMLSLLNSELNQELVEATEERLALEIQLENLKPFSC
- the LOC135400676 gene encoding ralBP1-associated Eps domain-containing protein 1-like isoform X2, with the translated sequence MDSQGLKLTEAEQRYFAELFAAYDVENQERVSGQKASELLLATQLPTEILQQITELCGAKRVGHFGRPQFYLALRLIGAAQAGMPLKPELLTSGVDVPLPKLQRPSEPGPLPPPPVSSKNKASRQASLKDLPSSPSHQPYAQQIASRGHPVAGSRDSSPEAVVAAPVGPNGDAAASPQIAAAGHDRKWTTFLSADGQLNWSQFEEHRHLLGNEEDSSEKHSSDDDHDVWCIADDQREYYTKQFQTMQSDLKGKITGVVAKEFFEKSKLPVPVLSKIWQLSDIDKDGALTLEEFCTAMHLVVLRRNNINIPDVLPAALVPSIPQPALQKSAEAVSGQGPRSNYQVKGTSSGAPPQPPLPAGTQHAVANHTIAGNASPPAPPHPLKEPLSPQNKEWTKFNDSPTSSVSSPSMKPVNFDFSSASVEQNPRILHPVARRVSPDGHAIPYSNDLDRAIASGDAAGDGHKSILKKLSAPGPIVPTGPQQSLAYVVTTEVGGDPNNSYSGTGVAATAAGAPGAPTPSQGQLAQGGPKEPPPPPPPRPKRNHARSSSLDLNRLGRSSSQNLGAPPAVPPRASPGSEEQQEEDGGVLSKSITGDDVPSFMNFADFDHFAESRSEDPLTPPRQFESGAFEPYKKPSADRISRLSSDTSYSDDDECPAPTDDAAMLICDDAESKEKEKRRSGRPPALAAVEMKTIPNEKWELTQAVRAHRERNNMLSLLNSELNQELVEATEERLALEIQLENLKPFSC